Within Ischnura elegans chromosome 6, ioIscEleg1.1, whole genome shotgun sequence, the genomic segment gaaggcgtatgaccgagtctggcgccagaagattctgaatacgttacacgagtggggcctaagaggaaatctcccaatttttatcaaaaattttttagcagaccgtgtttttaaagtaagaataggtaatcatttatccggaaattttacacaacataatggggtaccacaaggctctgtactcagcgtcacactcttcgccattgcgataaatgacgttacagaatgcgtcagaacaccagtgatgggctccttattcgtggacgacttggccattttctgtcgatcatccacaattgccagtgccgcacgggtcatccagctgacccttaacagactttgggaatggtcgaatcgaagtggatttcgtttttccgttgaaaaaacgaaatgtatccacttccatcgtaagcgggcacaagttcctccaccagaacttcgcctgagcggccgaattctaccttatacggattcagcccgctttctgggtttgatttttgaccgccgccttaattggcgtgagcacattgatttttaaaaaaacaaatgtttgaaagttttaaatatcctgcgatatctatgtaattactcgtggggtgccgatcgctccacgatgcttttattgtatagagcattggtgcgctcgaaattagactatggatgttttgtctactcctctgcccgtgaaagctatttgagacctttgaacacggttcacaatgcggggcttcgattggcaactggagctttcaggacttctccggtcttgagtgtttactcagattctggggagcccccgttgactgCACGCCGAAGCATCCTTatgtgcaactatgttgctaaaattctaacaatgagagggcaccctagttttaatattatttttaacccacgctttataaatatttttaacaggtggcctagggcaactagacccctaagtattacttttaataattttatcctggacagtgagtttatactcccagaagtgtaccccattgggaattcggaaaatgcaccttggcaggtaccttttccacaagtcagctttgtcctccacaaaaatcaaaaatctttgacaactgccgcggaataccagcatagcttcaaggaagtaatgcaccgccaccccgacttcattcctgtttacacggacggatcgaagtcggagcgtgcgtgcgggtgtgcagtgatctcgtctcaccatggaaccctcaaggccaagctcagtccgctgtgtagcggctatacggcagaactgttcgccataaagatggctctggatggtattaagtgtagcaacgcgtcctttatggtctgcagcgactccatgagcgccctgcagtccatttccagtttttctcccagtcacccaatcgtccaggaaattcaaaatagactactttcccttgctcggaaaaaagtgaaaatccgttttctgtgggttcctggacatgtgggtattgctggaaacgagaaggccgactcggccgcgaaggcagccagcgaggacgacgttgctgattctgtgctggtaccatatgaagatttgaaggcgaccacaaaaaagatagccttggaaaagtggaaagagacttggcgctctcttaccggaagtaaactgcgcgcaatcaagccggtaatttcagcgtggcccacgtctgtcaggaggaaccgcagggaggaggtcgcaatcgcacgattgagaattgggcactgcgctctgacccactcgtacctcttcaccgaagagagaattccacccctacgtgatgtttgcgactctcccattactgtgagacatctcctgactgaatgtgagaaataccgctctgtgcgccatcggctgaacatcggaggagacctagggcacatcctaggagacgaccctgatagtgtcagccgagtgataaagtttttaatagagaccgggctaattaacagtgtttaaattccaacctttttataatttgacaaccccttttatttcaaaacttttatgaatgtttaaatgtttttttttatgcatcttttaaaatttttgtttttatagattgtctgtggtgcaaatgaccttagttgtcgaggcaccctaatcacaaatactactactactacgataacttttacgggaatcacccgcaatgcacaaaagAGGATATGGTTCTTACGACCGAAATTTcttcgctaaaatattttttactggacGAGACGAAAGAATTAATTTTGGAATGCCCCTGGGATGTTATGCAGCAATTGCaactttgaaattgttttcgccgcattttttttctttctttcatttgtaatactCATCCTTACATTTTGAGTTTCGAACTTCTTAGGACATGGGAAATGAACTATAGAGAATGGCGGTGCCCTGAACTATGACCCAGTGATCAAAATAACCCCGTAAAATTTGATAGAATTTGTCCGGGGGGACAAACGCTGAGTAATTAATTATAGGTTGTTATAGAAACTGTTCAATATAATGTTTTATTACTAGCGCACTGTAGGGTGGTCAgtgaatttatggaataaatatgGTCCGAAGTAAGATGGCAAATCTTAATTAAATACTGCAGAAAGTTACACTAGTACCGGAATGAATAACCTGATACCACTTTTTCTGAGTATTGTTTTGCAGATATAAACGCTGACACCTTCTGCAAAATTTGCCTAACATTAAATGGGGCATTACTTAAGCGACTAACTTAAACTGCAGCACAGCCATCAACTCTGAATCAATGCTGCGGGCGAATCAGACTGAAAGGTGAATCTATTTATTAAGGTTAACATTAGAAAGAAAAGATGCCCTTATTGAAATTCCTCGACTGGCAAAAACCATACAAGAGGAAGTTTGACAATATCAGGAATATAAAAAGCTGTATTTCTCAATTCACCACGATCGCTCCCAAAACAGAAGAAGTTCCTCTTTCGCGGGAAATTCATTGGGAACCAGAGGATAGTTGACATTGCCCTTCAGCTGTCTTTCCCGACTTCTAACccataaaaattgcatttctgtAACAGTGGTAGGAAATTAAATTGAGCGCAATGGGTTTACGCGATAAAAAGAAGGTCGTACtctctaaaaatatttgaatgagagGCGATGCGATGTATTCACGATATTTTTGTGCGCCAAATgggttggaaaaaattgaatcaacAAAAACTACCTAGGCAACAATCAATACCATAGATTCCAGTTTATTTAGCAGGATTATCTCCAAGTTCCCGTAGCACTATACTCAATCGGCCAAAATAAAATCaaccaaataaaatttttcgtagTGTAATCAATAGTTAACGGCATGGAACGAAACGATGAAGGAGTAAGCAAATAAAACTAGGAATCTCCTCATTCCCAGATTTTAAAGTCTAGAATAACAGGTTTACCGCATTTTTACTGTGATCTTTCAGGGAAGAGCGAGGTCAAGATCTAGATCCACAGCAAGGAGGAAACGTTCTTCTAATccatttttaaacttcattcgagAATTCAGAAAGGTAAAGAAAAGGTATAATCAGTAAAAATACTCTTAATTGACGTGGAACACAGACTCATTACCTTTTAACCACCCTCAGAACACTGACTATAGTAGTTACAAAGAAGTGCTGATTCAAGCTGGAAAACAGTGGAGAAAAATGTCTCGTGATGAGAAACAGAGTTATTTCGAGGAAGCAAGAGGGGCCTCGAAAAAATCTCCGGAAATCCGACAAAGAAGTAGAAGCCGACAAAGGAGTAGAAGCCGAGGAAGAAAAGTAAGTTTCTctataagaaattaatttcttttccgcATTTCTGGACGctatgaattaaatttaatgttggaTTATAGAGTGCATCCCGCAAGGATACAACAGCTGAAGATAAACCTGAATGTGACGAACAAAGTGACAATGTGTCATCCTCGACTGAAGATTAAGATAAAAAGCACCAAATGATGGAACCAAAACAGAAACCTCACCAAAAGCGGACCACCGATCCATTGTGACAAAAATGGATACAGATATGTCTGCAGCTTAAAGCCAATCGTGTTCTCGTACGTATGATTAAAATGGCCAAAAAGTGGAATGACTGAACTTTTTTGAGATGAAATCATCAAAATGACCATGCCACAAAAAGGAAAATGTGACTAGTAATTGATCGTTAGCaatcaaattaatttcaaataaataaatatatttccgtttttacttcaaaaatataGTTGTAAATTTAAAAGGTCATTAACTTGCCACGAGGGTttctttccaaattattttcctACACTTCCACTTCACTTGCCACTGACTTTAACATCGCCATATTGAGTGCCAACCTTTTGCGTCATTCTCTGCGTCAAAATTTTCTGCATTAAATTTTCCTCATCAATAGGGGCGAATTTCTTCTCCTCTTCGCCTTCCATCGGAAAACAATGACCACTTATTGGATTGGATTTTCCCCCACTTGTAAATTTCCTGCAGAAGCTCTCTCCCCCGTCTTCCTTCCCCGAAATCTCGCTTCATCTTTCTTCCACGTCCTCACATCTCGGGAATCGCCATCTCACTTCCGCTTCATTACCTCAGAGCCCACGGAGTAAATCCATGAACGAGAAATGCACAAGTTAGGGAGAAATCACGGTGACGtgagtaaaacttaataaaaacatCTTGTCGTGCACACTGACCGAACATTTCCATGCGAATTCCCAAGCATTCACTTGGGGTAAAGAGGTGTTGGCCCTCCCACCgcgatttctggaaaaaattaaaaagatggtGGACTTTAAGGAGGCTCCCTGATGAGTATTTATTTCTCCAGCTTAacaaaaagctttaaaaaaaataatcgatgagTATAAAAAAACCACTTGCCGATGCATATCAGCCCCCGTACACATTTACGCgaagaggtattgcataccacccaGGCGCCAGGGAAAGAGATGAACAAACATTCAACGATAACCTTATTGAGTCGCTGCTGCAATCATAGAGAATTCcaactttgttttcattttccctCACGATTTCCTTAccttatgttttaatatttatgtgCTTAAAATTGTAAACTGTGCAATGTCTCTCAATGCCAAACCCTATCCATTTAAGAAGATGTACACCTCTCTCCAGCCTGTGATACATTTTGGTAACCTATTACTCCATTAAAACttatgcttgaaattttcagagtgtaTAGAGTAGACATTTGACAGGATGTGCCCGTTCCTccgatatataaaaaaaatacccttaaaaaataacagaggtaaaattttcgaatttgagaTACAAGCAATTGAAGCTATGAAATCCAACGATTCGGCTTTCTCTTCGTGAAAATTAATACTGAATGAAGATATACAGCCTTAAtcaattttcacagattttttatttgatacaatATATTTCGACTCTAAGGCATACTCAAGAATGATGCCTTAGgaacgaaatgaaataaaaatccataaaaattacaGAGGTTGTACATCTTCATTTAAATGTAGAGATAGTTTGCTTCAATCTTCAAGTTCATAGAATAAGCACTGTCTTGGTCTTTGGGGTGAAGCCACATCAAGTGGTCACTGTTCACATACCTGGCTGACATTTTGGAGGCGATACAGCACTCCATCTTTCTCGGAAGGTATGTGAACAGTGACAACTCGACAAAACTTCACCCAAAAGACCAAGATAGTGCAGTGATTAATTTTAACTGGGGAAGCCTAAATTTTAGAATTGATAGAACAAGTTTGAAGCGAGTGTTATTTCCAtatcgatttgaaaaaattgcatcttTAACGTTTACATCATTTATAATATTGAGCAAAAAATGGTTTCACATCCCAATTGACTCGTTTAAGATTTaagttttgattattaattacAAATCACTCATTTCTTACTCATGAAACAAACTCCAATCCTAAACCCTTATCTAATTTTTCCCTTGTGGATAAGGTTATTCCCCCTTAGAATGTTATGATTTCCCTGACTGGTTTAAAAGTCCCTGAATTTCCCCTGTACCCCTGATTAACCAGAAATCtccaataataaataatatgcttttcataatataatttatgcaaataataTCAGAATAAAGAGATTAAAGAAAGATAGTGGGGTATTTTATAAATGTATgcataaatatatcaataaaaatgaaataactgtTTAAAAAAAGCTTTAATTTGCAATTGAGAAAGGGAGTCCAGCGGTGCCAGATGTGACAGTGGGATGACCCACAATTGCTTCACCTAGTCCATTTCTAGCATTGATTACTTTCTTGAGAAAAGTAAAAGGGATGAAATGGCAAGAGAATGTCACAGCTATATGACATTGACCTGAGCCTGAGTGAAAGGAAACACAAATAATGGATATTAAAATATTCCTAGCAAGGTGACATGTCTCAGAATAAGAAAATCACTCATAACTTCAAATATGAGGTAGTCACCAAACATTAAGAATTTCATAACgttgaaaattaattcaatccTAAACCTGGCAAATGTTCCAAAGTAGCGAGACTGGGGCACAGCACAAAATGCACTAAGACAAAGCAAATGATACTCTACCACACCTAAATACATTGAATAACAGATGAAAGCACATTTAAGATTCACCAACAAATGAAGAAATCTTAATGTAAAATAGTACATCTCTGACAATAAGTATTGTTCATTACAGCAAAGAAGAGGATGATACACTAATTTCACAAAACTATCTCAGAGTCCCTTTGACACAAACTTAATTATCTTATTCCCCACACCAATTTTTTGCTAGGCTTTTATGCAAAGAAAGCCACACAAACCCTTTGAAATGAGGTAGATTACAAGGCAGTTGGTATCCTGTTTCAGCCATTAGTATCGAAGTGATtggcttttattaaaaaaattagagtgACCAGAGGACTGAAATAgtaggaaaaaagttttttgaaacaAATAGAATGCGGagatttatttttgataaattattcttattataaAATAGACATTAGACAGACAAAACCGAGTTCAtgtgaatgaaaaacaaattacatACATGTGATATAAACTGTGGTGGTTAATTACACTTCACGAAGaataattactttgaaattaaaaCTCCTCTCAaatcattttatctttaaaaatatgatttcaactTATGTTCCTGTGTTCTGCTTGGACTTTATAACATCATTCTTTTGCAACTGTTTGGAAACTGTAGCTACCTTCTTCTTCAAAGTATGGCGTACATCACTTGGAAGATATTTTTCGTACTTAGTCAACTGTTCAAAGGAATAGAAACCACAACCATCATTActtgatgaaataataaaa encodes:
- the LOC124161559 gene encoding protamine-like — protein: MERNDEGGRARSRSRSTARRKRSSNPFLNFIREFRKNTDYSSYKEVLIQAGKQWRKMSRDEKQSYFEEARGASKKSPEIRQRSRSRQRSRSRGRKSASRKDTTAEDKPECDEQSDNVSSSTED